The genomic window ACATCCCGCCTCGACGCCAGAACGATCTCCAACAGCGGCGGCGCGGCATCCTCAGGCACCGCGTCGATTACGTGAGCGCCTAGCGGAACGCGCAGCGCGGAAGAGGCGCTGCGTCCGATCGCCACCACCTTGAGAGAGTCGTCCACGCAGATTGCGGAACACGATTCCATCGCCTCCATGCACGAGAGCCAATCCTCGGGCATGAGCTCTTTTGCGGATTCGTCTGCGCATGCGCCCGACGCCTCGCCCCCTCGCTGCGTACGGCCGCGGGAGCGCCATGCGCATGCGCAGCCGCAGGCGATGATCGCAAAGGCCAGGATGTGGGCGAAGTTCGGCATGTCAGAATAGCGCCTCCACCCCGCCTGTTGCTATCCGCACGAAGAGCGGTCCGAACACCACTATCAAAGTGGCGGGCATGATGAACACGATGAGAGGCAGGAGAAGCTTCTGGGCCGCTACGGCGCCCCTCTTTTCGGCGCGCGCGAACCTCTCGTCGCGCACCCTCTCGGACGTGGACCTCAGCAACTGCGCCACGCCAGAGCCGAGCCTCTCCGACTGCGCAAGCAGCGCCGCGAATGCGGAAACAGAAGGGATATCCATGGACGAGGCCATGGAGCAGAGCGCGTCCTTCCTGCGAACGCCCACCCTTATCGCGGCGTCAACTTTCTTAAGCTCGCAGGCTGCAACTCCCCTGGATTTCGCTGCGACCCTGGCTATGGCCTGGCCGAGATCGAGACCCGCCTCCACGCAGAGGGTGAGCATGTCCAGGGCGAAGGGCAGCTCCCTTTCGAACGCCTCTCTCCTGGAGCGCATCCTCGATCTCAGCCACAGCTCAGTGAGGAAAAATCCTGCCGCCGCAGCCGCAACAACGGCAAACGCGCTGTGCGAAACAGAGAGAAAATACGCGGCTAACGCTAGCAGCAGGGATATGACGATCCTCGCCAATGAGAAACCGGCTGCCCTCGACTCTCCGATGCCTGCGGCGGCGAGCCTGCGGACGAGGCGTTCCGATGAAAGCCGCCCGCAAAGGCCGGGAAATCTCTCGGCGGCAAAGCGCCCCAGGAGATCCGAGATCTCCTCGATAGGAGATCCCTTGCGGCGCTCGACGAGTCCTGCGCGCCCCAGGAGCGCATTGCTGCGGACAGACCCAGCGACAGCGAGCGAAAGCGCCCCCGCCGAGACAAAAAACATGACGATGCAAAAAACCACATCCATCGCTCCGACCCTCCGTCAAGGCATCGCCGCCCACGCCGCATCGATACGAGAGAGGATCGCCTCATCCTTCGACTTCATCTCCCACAGGGCGGGCGCGACTCGCCTCTCGATCTCGTAGTAAAGAGTGCGGGGAAGCGATTCGCCCGGGCACATCAAGGCGCGCCCTTTGCCTTCGAGCGAAACCCTGCGGGAGACGCCCGGGAAATCTTCCTCCTCGTCCGACCCGCCATGGATCGAGAGGGAAAAGACGCGGCATCGCGTTTGTCCCACAGCCGATTCCCCTTCAACACGAAGGCTCATTATCGAAGCTGCGGGAGGCGCCGACTCGCCTGTCACGGTGAAGATCGCGTCAGCCGCCCCTCCATCGATCCCTTTGAACGGCCAGGGCATGCGCTCCGCAAAAACAGACCATGGGATTTCCTGCGAAGTCTCGCCCGCCATAAGCCCCGGCCCGATCCTCTTCATTCCAGACGATTCAGTTTCTCGGCCCAGATCTTTCGACACGGCGAAGTATTGATACGCGCCGGCAGGATGCGCCGCAGCTGAGGGTGAAGATGGGGATATCGCATACAAGAGCAGTGCGATGATCGCAGCAAGCGTTGTTGTGAAATGAAATCTCATATTCTTATCACCACTATCCTCCGGAGCCAGACCGCCCCTGCAGCCTCCATGATCAAGGCCATGGCGATGAGGCACATCCCCAGCCTCGTGGAATAAAGCGGCTCTATAAAGTCGGGCGCTAAAACGCAGAGGGCGGCGCCAAGCAACCAGGGCAGCATGAGCAAAGTGACCGCCTGAGCTACTCCCTGCGATGTCAGCGCGCTCACCTTATCCGCAACGCGCCTCCTCTGCGCTATGGTCGCCGCCAGCGATGAAAATGTCTCGATCAGGTTCCCGCCCGTGCGCCTCAGCACATCCACGGATTGCACCAACAACTCCATGTCCTCGGTAGGGACCGACTCGGCGAGCGTGGCGAATGCGGAGTCGAAATCCCTTCCCATCCTGAGCTGCCTCAACACGCGGCCGAATTCTTCTGAAAGCGGAGGAGGGAGCAGCTCTGCGGCAAGCTCCACCGTCTGCGGCAGGGCAAGCCCGGCCTTCAGCGCGTTGCACATCAGCGCAAGCGCGTCTGAAAGCTGCCTGTCGGCTTGAATCGATCTTCTCGACCTCAGTGCGCAACGGATCCGCGCCGCGACAGGCAAAATAATGGACTCCGGCAAATGCCGTCGCCATCCATTTGAAAGAAAGAGGCTGGCCGCAACAGCCGACAGGGCGGCAAGAAACACGACCGTCAAAAAAATGACATACGTCATGAATCCCCCAAAGTGAGCGCACCGCCTCCCTGCAGAGAAGCGCGCTCCGCAAAGCGCGGAGAGAGACCGGTCGAGACGAGCTTGCGGATTTCGTGGTCGTACTGCGCCAGGGTCTGCATGCAGACCACCTGGCCCTCCATGCCTGTGATCTCCGCGACCTCCACAACTTTTCTCTCGATCCCCACGCGCGCCACCTGCACTATGAGTCTCACCGCCCTGGCTATCTGCTCGCGCGCGGCTGCAAGCGGCAGATCGAGACCCGCCATGAGCACCATGGTCTCGAGCCTCGATATCGCATCGCGCGGCGAATTTGCGTGCACCGTGGTGAGCGAGCCCTCGTGGCCCGTGTTCATCGCCTGGAGCATATCGATCGCCTCGGCGCCGCGACATTCGCCTACAACGATCCTATCCGGCCGCATGCGCAGCGCGTTGCGCACCAGGTCCCTTATCCCGACTCCGCCGGTCCCCTCGATATTGGGCGGCCTCGATTCCAGCATCACGAGATTCGGCTTTATGATCTTGAGCTCGGCTGCGTCCTCTATCGTGACGATGCGCTCCTTGTCGCTTATCTTGGAGGCCAGCGCGGCCAGGAGCGTGGTCTTGCCTGCGCCGGTTCCGCCCGACACGACGATCGAGGCCTTGGCAAGGACGCAGTTCGCGAGGAAACGGGCGGTCTCTGAAGGCAGCATACCCAAGCTCACGAGTTCGGCCAGCCCCCGGTTCATCCTCGCGAATTTGCGGATCGTGAGCACCGGGCCGTTCAGCGCAAGCGGCGGGATGACGGCGTGGAGTCTCGATCCGTCGGAGAGCCTCGCGTCGACCATGGGCGAGGCCTCGTCCAGCCTCCTGCATGTGGGAGCGAGCATCCTCTCTATGACGGCCATGAGATGATTCGAATCGAGGAATGCCGCAGGGACTCGCTCCATCGCCCCGCATCTCTCGATGAAGATGTCGTTGGGACCGTTGACCATGATCTCGGTGACTTCCTCGTCGCGAAGGAGCGTCGTCACCGGGCCGAACCCCGTCGTCTCCTCGACGGCGCGCGAAACGATCTGGTCTATGCGCGCACCGGCGCGCTCCTCCTCCGAGA from bacterium includes these protein-coding regions:
- a CDS encoding type II secretion system F family protein, with protein sequence MTYVIFLTVVFLAALSAVAASLFLSNGWRRHLPESIILPVAARIRCALRSRRSIQADRQLSDALALMCNALKAGLALPQTVELAAELLPPPLSEEFGRVLRQLRMGRDFDSAFATLAESVPTEDMELLVQSVDVLRRTGGNLIETFSSLAATIAQRRRVADKVSALTSQGVAQAVTLLMLPWLLGAALCVLAPDFIEPLYSTRLGMCLIAMALIMEAAGAVWLRRIVVIRI
- a CDS encoding CpaF family protein; amino-acid sequence: MEMTKDRGCMWFAVICATDAPAEGSFVQRAAAWMAQGGVNALILSNEAGAHAGIRTHKEARPYISMLGSEALRGYLAVKSQGFGRMEVGEEEVNEETIAALESAYDLIIVRTMLAAGSADMISLLHAVGFSEVRVPAMISIDARNSFGVNAAQLIADGLADPSEALHPIGFCFVPHSVAIAAELSRRWALPSWGDGDDIAGLGQRMLERAIARPRRSDAVVDPSGKDKGVAFERPDAIDRVLCRMRVDREFLKIEDELHARSEPGEFKRRAEGVAQRIAEGLSEEERAGARIDQIVSRAVEETTGFGPVTTLLRDEEVTEIMVNGPNDIFIERCGAMERVPAAFLDSNHLMAVIERMLAPTCRRLDEASPMVDARLSDGSRLHAVIPPLALNGPVLTIRKFARMNRGLAELVSLGMLPSETARFLANCVLAKASIVVSGGTGAGKTTLLAALASKISDKERIVTIEDAAELKIIKPNLVMLESRPPNIEGTGGVGIRDLVRNALRMRPDRIVVGECRGAEAIDMLQAMNTGHEGSLTTVHANSPRDAISRLETMVLMAGLDLPLAAAREQIARAVRLIVQVARVGIERKVVEVAEITGMEGQVVCMQTLAQYDHEIRKLVSTGLSPRFAERASLQGGGALTLGDS
- a CDS encoding type II secretion system F family protein; the protein is MDVVFCIVMFFVSAGALSLAVAGSVRSNALLGRAGLVERRKGSPIEEISDLLGRFAAERFPGLCGRLSSERLVRRLAAAGIGESRAAGFSLARIVISLLLALAAYFLSVSHSAFAVVAAAAAGFFLTELWLRSRMRSRREAFERELPFALDMLTLCVEAGLDLGQAIARVAAKSRGVAACELKKVDAAIRVGVRRKDALCSMASSMDIPSVSAFAALLAQSERLGSGVAQLLRSTSERVRDERFARAEKRGAVAAQKLLLPLIVFIMPATLIVVFGPLFVRIATGGVEALF